In Bacillota bacterium, the following are encoded in one genomic region:
- a CDS encoding NYN domain-containing protein, which produces MSEQILIVDGYNIIGAWEDLKELKVLDMGSSRDQLISTLAYYTPWHWTRIIVVFDGQSFDWDYIGGVEIVFTDKRETADTMIERLAAGMVSSYHVEVATSDFAEYRAASAMGAVVLSAGALKEKLAEERRKYDRKSGSSRNKGLMLNDILNKSVIDSLERLRRS; this is translated from the coding sequence ATGAGTGAGCAGATCCTGATCGTTGATGGTTACAATATTATCGGAGCTTGGGAAGATCTTAAGGAACTGAAAGTCCTTGACATGGGCAGCTCCCGTGACCAGCTGATCTCCACACTTGCCTATTACACCCCATGGCACTGGACCAGAATAATAGTTGTTTTTGACGGGCAGAGTTTTGACTGGGATTATATCGGAGGGGTGGAAATCGTTTTCACAGACAAAAGGGAAACCGCCGATACCATGATCGAGCGCCTTGCTGCCGGAATGGTCTCGTCCTACCATGTTGAGGTAGCCACATCGGACTTTGCTGAATACAGGGCGGCTTCGGCAATGGGCGCGGTTGTTTTATCAGCCGGTGCACTGAAGGAAAAGCTGGCTGAGGAACGCAGAAAGTATGACCGGAAGTCCGGTTCTTCCAGAAATAAAGGACTCATGCTGAACGATATTTTAAACAAATCGGTCATCGATTCACTGGAACGGTTGCGCCGTTCTTAA
- the rlmB gene encoding 23S rRNA (guanosine(2251)-2'-O)-methyltransferase RlmB: protein MSRQERKKPGNQTAENNEELVIGRQAVLEALRYGSPLQVLLAEGCRGSIIDEITALAGRKKITAERLARDDFEGKTGGIPGSQGTAAIMPPFEYSTLDDLIGRTKTSDEEPFLLMLDHIDDPRNLGAVMRTADAAGVHGLIIPGDRAAGITAAVRKVAAGAAERLPVAKVVNLNSAAERLKAEGFWLYGAEADGDDYFYKADFRRPIVLVLGSEGRGISRLLRKNCDLIVSIPMPGHSGSLNISAAAAVLIYAALSQRKEWSG, encoded by the coding sequence ATGAGCAGGCAGGAGAGAAAGAAACCCGGTAACCAAACCGCGGAAAACAATGAGGAACTGGTAATCGGACGGCAGGCTGTCCTGGAAGCTTTGCGTTACGGGAGCCCTTTACAAGTACTGCTTGCCGAAGGTTGCAGGGGTTCGATTATCGATGAAATAACAGCGCTTGCCGGTCGTAAAAAAATTACGGCAGAGCGGTTGGCCAGGGATGACTTTGAAGGGAAAACAGGTGGCATTCCGGGTAGCCAGGGAACGGCAGCGATCATGCCTCCCTTTGAATACAGCACCCTTGATGATTTGATCGGGCGGACAAAAACATCAGACGAAGAGCCTTTTCTCCTGATGCTGGACCACATTGATGATCCCCGTAACCTTGGTGCTGTCATGAGGACAGCCGATGCTGCCGGTGTTCATGGCTTAATCATCCCCGGAGACAGGGCCGCGGGCATTACTGCTGCGGTAAGAAAGGTTGCTGCCGGGGCTGCTGAACGTCTGCCTGTAGCAAAAGTAGTTAATCTTAACAGCGCTGCAGAAAGGCTAAAGGCTGAGGGTTTCTGGCTTTATGGCGCGGAAGCTGACGGCGATGATTACTTTTATAAAGCTGATTTCAGGCGACCAATTGTGCTTGTTCTTGGCTCGGAAGGGCGCGGAATATCGCGTTTGCTGCGTAAAAACTGTGATTTAATTGTTTCCATACCCATGCCCGGTCATTCCGGTTCCCTGAATATCTCTGCTGCGGCAGCCGTACTGATCTATGCCGCTCTTTCCCAGAGGAAGGAGTGGTCGGGATGA
- the sigH gene encoding RNA polymerase sporulation sigma factor SigH: MEFRSDEDIVMEAKNGDIIALEFLINKYKNFVKAKARSYFLIGADREDIIQEGMIGLYKAIRDFRGDKLSSFRAFAELCITRQIITAIKTATRQKHIPLNSYVSLNKPIYDEDSDRTLLDILSGTKITDPEELMINREEYNDIEFKMGEILSELEWKVLTLYLEGKSYQEIAIDLNRHVKSIDNALQRVKRKLERYLEVRKT; the protein is encoded by the coding sequence TTGGAATTCCGCAGTGATGAAGATATCGTTATGGAAGCCAAAAACGGCGATATTATTGCTCTGGAGTTTTTGATCAACAAGTACAAAAATTTCGTTAAGGCAAAAGCAAGGTCTTATTTTTTGATCGGTGCCGATCGGGAAGATATCATTCAGGAAGGTATGATCGGCCTGTACAAGGCGATCCGCGACTTCAGGGGTGATAAACTATCTTCATTTCGCGCCTTTGCAGAACTCTGTATCACCCGCCAGATCATAACGGCGATCAAAACGGCAACCCGTCAGAAGCATATCCCACTGAACTCATACGTTTCTTTAAATAAACCGATCTATGATGAAGATTCTGACCGCACATTGCTTGATATACTTTCCGGCACCAAGATTACCGACCCTGAAGAGCTGATGATCAACCGCGAGGAGTACAACGACATAGAGTTCAAGATGGGTGAAATTTTAAGTGAACTGGAATGGAAAGTGCTAACCCTGTATCTTGAAGGCAAATCCTACCAGGAAATCGCCATCGATCTGAATCGTCATGTCAAATCAATCGAT